A window from Acropora palmata chromosome 14, jaAcrPala1.3, whole genome shotgun sequence encodes these proteins:
- the LOC141866767 gene encoding adenosine receptor A1-like, whose amino-acid sequence MALLNVEPCSYVPLAPIAIAFTTAALSMVLCLVAVTGNMLVVLAVFINPNKDLKSSFYYFVLNLAICDLFIGLVVDPLSVATHYGEGAARAFPFDQVYIRFPYLVSCTASVLSVAALTMDRYWAITSPISYRIMFSPKRVGLVAAGIWVVSIGFPFTYLFTGNIVYAFVSAHISAVATFLAMLLTYLKIVRVLKRQIKQWDTMNDNSTDNQAKRRAILREQKISKTCLIVLALFLACYLPSCVCLYIGSLCFSCSCSFIHGVKDFHFLLILTNSSVNPFVYAWKFEKFRRAFVKILVCCKKFQRRPTIRVYPFVPT is encoded by the coding sequence ATGGCGTTGCTTAATGTTGAACCATGTAGTTATGTTCCTCTAGCACCCATTGCCATAGCTTTTACAACGGCTGCACTTTCGATGGTCTTGTGTTTGGTTGCAGTAACAGGCAACATGCTCGTTGTTTTGGCCGTCTTCATCAATCCCAACAAGGATCTAAAGTCGTCTTTTTACTATTTCGTGTTGAACTTAGCCATTTGTGATCTTTTCATCGGATTGGTGGTTGATCCTTTGTCTGTGGCAACTCATTACGGCGAAGGAGCAGCAAGAGCGTTCCCGTTCGACCAAGTTTACATCCGTTTTCCGTACCTTGTTTCCTGCACAGCTTCCGTTCTCAGCGTGGCAGCCTTGACTATGGATCGATATTGGGCCATAACCTCTCCTATATCCTACAGAATTATGTTCAGTCCAAAGCGTGTAGGTCTTGTGGCAGCAGGAATCTGGGTTGTCTCCATTGGCTTTCCTTTCACATATCTTTTCACTGGTAACATTGTTTACGCTTTTGTGTCCGCTCACATCTCTGCTGTCGCTACATTTCTAGCCATGTTGCTAACTTACCTAAAGATCGTTCGCGTTTTGAAACGTCAAATTAAGCAATGGGACACGATGAACGATAATTCAACAGACAATCAAGCCAAGAGACGAGCTATTCTGAGGGAGCAGAAAATAAGCAAGACGTGTCTGATAGTTTTAGCTTTATTTCTCGCCTGCTATCTTCCTTCGTGTGTTTGTCTCTACATAGGTTCACTTTGCTTTTCATGTAGTTGTAGTTTCATTCACGGTGTTAAGGACTTCCATTTTCTTCTAATTTTGACCAATTCAAGCGTAAACCCGTTTGTGTACGCTTGGAAATTTGAGAAGTTCAGAAGAGCGTTTGTCAAGATTTTGGTCTGctgcaaaaaatttcaaagacgCCCAACAATTCGGGTTTATCCATTCGTTCCCACTTGA
- the LOC141866536 gene encoding tubulin beta-1 chain-like encodes MRDIVHIQVGQCGNQISSKFWEVISEEHGITPDGYCTGKDPIQVDRVNVYFDESSDGRYIPRAACLDLEPGSIDSLRSSKYGGLFSPDNCICGQSSAANNWAKGFYTEGSELLESGMDCIRKLAEFCDCVQGFQVAHSLGGGTGSGLGSLLMSKIREEYPDRLMSSFCILPSPRVSETVTEPYNATLSFHHLVDIADAAICIDNEALYHICSNVLKLKTPTYSELNRLVATTMAGVTTSLRFPGQLNADLRKLAVNMVPFPRLHFFIPAHAPLISRGCQSYRSYGISELTSNMFGPQNMMVACDPRQGRYLTAAAMFRGQLAMREVEETISEMQNAYSSAFVEWIPNNMKTAVCNVPPKGQKTAATFLYNSTAIQEAFKRFTDQFSAMFRRRAFLHWYTTEGMDVMEFTEADSNMNDLIAEYQQYEETGLDEESYEEDDYEELVDFTGGASNSI; translated from the exons ATGAGGGACATTGTTCACATTCAAGTTGGACAGTGTGGAAACCAGATAAGTTCGAAG TTTTGGGAGGTTATCTCTGAGGAACACGGTATTACACCAGATGGATACTGTACGGGAAAAGACCCAATTCAAGTGGATAGAGTCAATGTTTACTTTGATGAATCATCGG ATGGCAGGTACATCCCAAGGGCAGCATGCCTGGATCTGGAGCCAGGATCTATCGACTCGCTTCGTTCTTCAAAGTATGGAGGGCTTTTCAGTCCGGATAACTGCATATGCG GTCAAAGCAGTGCAGCGAACAATTGGGCAAAGGGCTTTTACACGGAAGGTTCGGAACTTCTAGAATCTGGAATGGACTGCATTCGAAAACTTGCTGAATTCTGCGATTGCGTTCAAGGTTTTCAAGTCGCTCATTCGCTGGGAGGTGGCACGGGATCTGGTTTAGGCTCGCTGTTAATGTCCAAAATTCGTGAAGAATATCCAGATAGACTGATGAGCAGTTTTTGCATACTTCCATCGCCGAGGGTATCAGAGACTGTAACTGAGCCATATAATGCTACTCTTAGCTTCCACCATTTAGTAGATATCGCAGATGCCGCCATTTGTATTGATAACGAAGCTTTGTATCATATATGTTCGAACGTTTTAAAACTCAAGACTCCCACTTACAGTGAATTGAATCGTTTAGTGGCCACGACAATGGCAGGGGTTACAACATCGCTGCGGTTTCCCGGACAG CTGAACGCAGATCTCAGAAAACTGGCGGTAAACATGGTGCCATTTCCACGCCTTCACTTCTTCATTCCAGCGCACGCACCTCTCATCAGTAGAGGCTGCCAGAGTTACCGTTCATACGGGATATCAGAGCTCACCAGCAATATGTTTGGGCCTCAAAACATGATGGTGGCTTGTGATCCTCGGCAAGGAAGGTACCTTACTGCTGCCGCCATGTTCAGAGGGCAACTCGCTATGAGGGAAGTTGAGGAAACCATCTCTGAAATGCAAAATGCGTATTCTTCAGCGTTTGTGGAATGGATACCAAATAACATGAAAACAGCTGTGTGTAATGTCCCACCCAAGGGACAAAAAACCGCTGCTACTTTTCTGTACAACAGCACCGCCATACAAGAGGCATTCAAGAGATTTACAGATCAATTTTCAGCCATGTTTAGGAGACGAGCATTTCTTCATTGGTACACAACTGAGGGGATGGATGTTATGGAGTTCACAGAG gCTGACTCGAACATGAATGACCTAATTGCTGAGTATCAACAGTATGAAGAAACTGGATTGGATGAAGAGAGTTATGAGGAAGATGATTACGAAGAGCTCGTGGATTTTACGGGTGGTGCGTCCAACAGTATTTAA
- the LOC141866733 gene encoding histamine H2 receptor-like, whose amino-acid sequence MTYDGDFAQRLVFAVVALLSFSGNLFFVFLFSRNRNLLRKAYHVIVLSLACTDMMTGIFLVLTPVYIIGEQPIFAQKNAGCAVFCYFIANQFLVFTFGIVSLYTVTLLAFERWFAVCRPLRYTTRFRPQNVRKYLLAVWLISFAVNSTHIIETKFRFRGENNTQRCVFQQIAGNEVRVVIGVFEICIKFITPVIILVVTFAHLYHFLKDSTEAKAGRQSHAAITRVTHMAAVTSTVMVLCWFPNQVFYLLFKLNIVQLNTLCHRVTVILCMFNSCLNPCIFLFSNKLYRKKARELFPRCKRLMKRDISLADLKPISP is encoded by the exons ATGACTTACGACGGAGATTTCGCCCAAAGGCTGGTTTTTGCAGTCGTTGCCTTATTGTCGTTCTCTGGAAAccttttcttcgttttcctCTTTTCACGTAACAGAAATTTGCTGAGGAAAGCATACCATGTGATCGTGCTTAGCTTGGCTTGCACCGATATGATGACAG gaaTTTTTCTTGTTCTAACACCTGTTTATATCATTGGCGAGCAACCAATATTTGCCCAAAAGAACGCTGGATGCGCTGTATTTTGCTATTTCATAGCGAACCAGTTCCTCGTGTTTACGTTTGGAATTGTCTCCTTATACACCGTCACTCTTCTTGCATTTGAGCGTTGGTTTGCTGTTTGTCGCCCCTTGCGATACACAACTAGATTTCGTCCTCAAAACGTTCGAAAATACCTGCTGGCTGTGTGGTTGATCTCCTTTGCTGTTAACAGTACCCACATCATAGAAACAAAGTTCCGTTTTCGTGGCGAGAATAACACTCAACGTTGCGTATTCCAGCAGATCGCCGGTAACGAAGTTAGAGTTGTGATTGGAGTATTTGAAATTTGCATCAAATTCATCACACCCGTTATCATATTAGTAGTGACTTTTGCCCACCTTTATCACTTTTTGAAAGATTCAACAGAGGCAAAAGCTGGCCGACAGAGTCACGCTGCGATTACTCGCGTGACAcacatggctgccgtgacgTCAACCGTTATGGTTCTGTGCTGGTTTCCTAACCAAGTATTCTATTTACTCTTTAAACTTAATATTGTTCAACTTAACACTCTATGCCATCGAGTTACTGTCATTTTATGTATGTTTAACTCTTGTTTAAATCCttgcattttcctttttagtaATAAGCTCTACAGAAAGAAAGCGAGAGAATTGTTCCCACGTTGCAAAAGATTGATGAAACGAGATATCTCATTGGCTGATCTGAAGCCAATTTCTCCTTAA